The following proteins are encoded in a genomic region of Vanessa tameamea isolate UH-Manoa-2023 chromosome 4, ilVanTame1 primary haplotype, whole genome shotgun sequence:
- the LOC113394391 gene encoding protein Dr1, with protein MGSPERELCPPPSEEDELTLPRASINKMIKELVPSVRVAFESRELILNCCTEFIHLISSEANEVCNQSNKKTINAEHVLTALDRLGFSDYTVEAEAVLKDCKAVAAKRRRQSTRLENLGIPEEELLRQQQELFAKAREEQAKQDQQQLLLLQQHGLVGMEGPPQSYVPPPPGIKQDDTEDDDYS; from the exons ATGGGAAGTCCAGAACGAGAATTGTGTCCTCCACCCTCAGAAGAAGACGAATTAACTTTACCTCGTGCTAGTATTAACAAAATGATAAAAGAATTGGTCCCTTCAGTTCGTGTTGCATTCGAGTCTCGTGAGTTAATTCTTAACTGCTGTACTGAATTCATTCATCTTATCAGTTCTGAGGCGAATGAAGTGTGtaatcaaagtaataaaaaaacgatCAACGCTGAACATGTATTAAcag cATTGGATAGATTAGGATTTAGTGATTACACAGTTGAAGCAGAAGCAGTTCTTAAGGATTGTAAAGCAGTGGCTGCAAAGAGAAGAAGACAAAGTACAAGACTAGAAAATCTTGGTATACCAGAAGAAGAACTTTTAAGACAACAACAAGAACTATTTGCAAAG GCTCGAGAGGAACAAGCGAAACAAGATCAACAACAATTGTTATTACTACAACAACATGGTTTAGTTGGAATGGAAGGCCCTCCCCAGTCATACGTTCCGCCCCCTCCAGGAATTAAGCAAGACGACACTGAAGATGATGATTATTCATAA
- the LOC113394394 gene encoding uncharacterized protein LOC113394394, translating to MNNEKTKQKKKIRQRTSIQTTATATNSEKHEIADGGNINKEPLKPLCPLLAKDSEWVDILQSSTNDKKSNKNNDEEVLQHCEDRRQIEPLALMFPGLLEKDPEMLEGMLNKAMSTTEVTKYLVGQKANFTFMKKVNRLIPTDKKWLESLSEDSSSCCSIESKSHD from the exons atgaataatgaaaaaacaaaacagaaaaaaaaaatccgacaGAGAACTAGTATTCAAACAACTGCAACAGCAACGAACTCTGAAAAACAT GAAATCGCGGATGGTGGTAATATCAACAAAGAACCATTAAAACCACTCTGTCCATTGTTGGCCAAAGATTCGGAATGGGTTGATATTTTACAAAGTAGTACAAACGATAAAAAATCCAACAAAAATAATGACGAGGAAGTACTACAACAC TGTGAAGATAGACGACAAATAGAGCCTCTAGCTTTAATGTTCCCTGGCTTACTTGAAAAAGACCCTGAAATGTTAGAAGGAATGTTAAATAAGGCTATGTCAACGACAGAAGTAACTAAATATTTGGTTGGTCAAAAAGCTAATTTCACGTTCATGAAAAAAGTGAATCGTCTAATTCCCACTGAcaag AAATGGTTGGAAAGTTTAAGCGAAGACAGTTCCTCCTGCTGTTCAATAGAATCCAAATCACACGATTAG
- the LOC113394388 gene encoding dolichyldiphosphatase 1-like, with product MENIASPVSEVFINNDAIEWQPLALTLVEYPKGDLFGKFLALMSLAPFGIGAGFVTLILFRRDLHTIAFFFGTLVNELLNIILKHLICEARPLSRGHLYNEYGMPSSHAQFIWFFTIYVLYFFAIRLHHINNNSIISALWRIIIVGSCFIMALIVSFGRVYLHYHTTAQVVVGGVVGLIFATIWFTVVHRVLTPLFPQLVTLKLCEMLMIRDTTLIPNVLWFEYTTTRQEARARGRKMAALKPIQ from the exons atggaaaatatagcTTCGCCAGTGAGCgaggtttttataaataacgatgCAATTGAATGGCAACCTCTTGCTCTAACTTTAGTCGAATATCCAAAAG gTGATCTCTTTGGTAAATTTCTTGCTCTTATGAGTCTAGCCCCCTTTGGAATAGGCGCCGGATTTGTAACTTTAATACTATTCAGAAGAGATCTTCATACT atagcttttttttttggtacactagtcaatgaattattaaatataatattaaagcattTGATATGTGAAGCACGGCCACTCAGCAGGGGACACTTGTATAATGAATATGGAATGCCATCATCGCATGCtcaatttatttggttttttacCATTTATGTGCTATATTTCTTTGCTATAAG attgcatcatataaataataacagcaTTATATCTGCCTTATGGAGAATCATAATTGTGGGTAGCTGCTTTATAATGGCTTTAATTGTAAGCTTTGGAAGAGTTTATCTCCACTATCACACAACAGCACAAGTCGTTGTTGGTGGTGTTGTTGGATTGATTTTTGCCACAATATGGTTTACAGTGGTGCATAGAGTACTGACTCCATTGTTTCCACAGCTTGTTACTCT AAAGCTTTGTGAAATGCTTATGATAAGAGATACAACTTTAATACCAAATGTGTTGTGGTTTGAATATACTACAACAAGACAAGAAGCTCGAGCACGAGGCCGCAAGATGGCTGCCTTAAAACCTATCCAATGA
- the LOC113394378 gene encoding dnaJ homolog subfamily C member 7, whose translation MAEPEVVDLDLTIDDLVPKSPERLAEEKKESGNHLYKFKNYKGALVMYEEAIKLCPENAAYYGNRSACYMMLGMYKNALEDAQKAVALDNTFTKGYIRMAKCCIALGDLSRAEQAVNRASELGGVDCASSERKAIKSLQRLHEDAQRAMEAGDYRRVVFCMDRCLEYSPSSSKAKLLKAECLAMIGRCQEAQEIANDSLRFDSFNTEAIFVRGLCLYFEDKDDQAFKHFQQVLRLAPDHKKAMEAYKKAKLLKQKKEEGNEAFKMGRWQQALNLYNEALTIDKNNRKVNAKLYFNKATVCSKLNQIKEAAEACTAALELDETYVKALLRRAKCYMELEQYENAVKDYENLYKIDRSKENKQLLHEAKLAVRKSKRKDYYKILGVEKTASEDDIKKAYRKRALVHHPDRHAGAPDNERKEQERRFKEVGEAYEVLSDPKKRARYDHGQYLSDDSSGMADFDPNMVFQTFFNRGGQQFDLNGGGGFKGSAFSFQYG comes from the exons ATGGCAGAACCTGAAGTTGTGGATTTAGATCTAACAATAGATGATTTAGTTCCTAAAAGCCCTGAAAG ACTGGCTGAAGAAAAAAAGGAAAGCGGAAACCActtgtacaaatttaaaaattataaaggcgcattggttatgtatgAAGAAGCTATTAAACTATGTCCAGAAAATGCTGCTTATTATGGCAACAGATCTGCCTGTTACATGATGCTGGGCATGTACAAAAATGCCTTAGAAGATGCCCAAAAAGCTGTTGCACTTGATAATACCTTCACTAAAGGCTATATTCGTATGGCTAAATGCTGTATTGCACTTG GTGACTTATCTCGTGCAGAGCAAGCAGTAAACCGTGCTTCTGAACTCGGAGGAGTGGATTGTGCTTCAAGTGAACGTAAAGCGATTAAATCTTTACAGCGTTTGCATGAGGATGCACAACGTGCCATGGAAGCTGGCGATTATCGTCGCGTCGTCTTTTGTATGGATCGTTGCTTAGAATACAGTCCCTCAAGttctaa AGCGAAACTTTTGAAAGCTGAATGTTTAGCTATGATTGGGCGATGTCAGGAAGCACAAGAAATTGCAAATGATTCTCTAAGATTTGACAGTTTTAACACGGAAGCCATATTTGTCCGAGGATTATGCCTTTACTTTGAG GACAAAGATGACCAAGCCTTCAAACATTTTCAACAAGTTTTACGTCTTGCACCTGACCACAAAAAAGCAATGGAAGCATATAAAAAAGCcaaattattgaaacaaaagaaagaagaag gcAATGAAGCATTCAAAATGGGTAGATGGCAACAAGCTTTGAACCTTTACAATGAAGCATTaactattgataaaaataataggaAAGTTAATGCAAAACTGTACTTTAATAAGGCTACAGTGTGCTCAAAGTTAAACCAAATAAAAGAGGCAGCTGAAGCTTGTACTGCTGCATTAGAGTTGGATGAAACATATGTTAAAGCATTACTTCGACGAGCAAAATGTTACATGGAACTTGAACAGTATGAAAATGCCGTGAAAGATTACGAAAATCTCTATAAAATCGACAGGAGTaaagaaaacaaacaattattgcATGAAGCTAAATTAGCTGTTCGAAAATCAAAACGTAAAGACTACTACAAAATTCTTGGTGTTGAAAAAACCGCATCTGAAGATGATATTAAGAAAGCTTACAG aaaacgcGCTCTAGTTCATCATCCAGATCGGCACGCAGGTGCCCCGGACAACGAGCGAAAGGAGCAAGAACGACGCTTTAAAGAAGTGGGCGAAGCTTACGAAGTTCTTAGTGATCCGAAAAAACGTGCACGTTATGATCACGGCCAGTATCTTTCTGACGATTCTTCCGGCATGGCTG ATTTTGATCCAAATATGGTGTTCCAAACATTCTTCAATCGTGGCGGCCAACAATTTGATCTTAATGGTGGTGGTGGATTTAAAGGTTCCGCTTTCAGCTTCCAATatggataa
- the LOC113394455 gene encoding polycomb group protein Psc-like: protein MVTSNKQPDKKVVKMAEQNNIAVVPQRTLLGEVNEHITCPLCRGYYIDATTIVECLHSFCRSCIIKHLQVKSYCPVCEMMINSAKPNIKLDKALQDIVYKLVPGLFQKEMERRQQFYASRPGPAASATPEQRGEDTERIIFSPEDVISFSLEYADATDADSISSKSSDSNEAQPSSLTTRRYLQCPAVVNISHLKKFLSMKFDIDSTQFAIDILYKRVPLPDYYTLMDIAYIYNWKRNEPMRFFYQIIDYVAIRNRLFDINRKGGSHFPDRKPSPTCTEDTNASSPTPNINDQVSEASSGTDSPMPDENNVKKTGDTQKKSDSSGQSVEDGKDVKLNNENKLNFKKNDEEVEKSQFLNSFELKANTNSTSSKSSPVKANDSDAVISPKDNSPKTSTTTPKVEECLKRKFEIPKTLPEMKKIKIEIAKVPINQTSNVGTSKTLNVKENSQKVSSDAPNVSKTIEEPTKNSVPPSNIQTAPVLPPKDIKQQQQSLVKHQQQSDSPGQKRAVAVTHTVSSPKRKPSDSSIVPQSSPLVQKTVSPLKLQLPKPEAPTMNKQAETLKPTTKKMPDLKPSTPVIPSTQNKQPTSGKLRMDLLANNCDPTIDRSKILSQVKTSLPIPNTGQPSGDPLKSLFDSCKINIPSSLSITLTDQKLDPRNLSDTTSTDPKKTVVNKNLSSAISTSTHKVPSPPVHNYIEILKLPDTDPKKQNKAENIAEKSNSQNKTENNTVPAKIPNKTSETSTKGPVPNLKPISDTKLGKQSGNFSAPITFQQTFEQQLQSLQSDKKPKVAKNKAQVPKLVPATPKQFNAANKLNNSINKTNPNLPPAENKASAALDLSTPHNIQSQLGPQQTKAFEKMQSIANLAKKQNMHPKILPLTLSQANVFSNMSNRPLTTGAQTLRVPSTSSINQLKLDKLNASGSQMTSPRQETSQRSQVKHATTANPTVPSPSYSNNSTSNAQPSPRSQTRSPSSSPKLVIAEEKQASSLASEHNINQSNQITSTQLSNANPAKTESPKASPGPSKVGMKTLKPMMPAGKVTGIRQPITPSVSSNPAITNPADFLSKPQLISHAHQAILRHQMEMQNAWLNMATLQATIPFKSRKRTSFNEAKEKTNNENKDTLNIVKTRNNLKRQIEDKDTGTISEEKCSPKKIVRKHEDNFQILNDKTINSNKQNSYSSSKPLEPLVSREKEIEFMKNFLTEHLDKEQSASLYISGQPGTGKTASLSYILQLPKIRDGFKQVYINCTMMKSAASIYSRICKELQLPTSGTSEKACHNAIENYLVKKHKMILLVLDEIDQLDSKRQSVLYTVFEWAALPAARLVLVGVANALDLTQRALPRLQARCALRPATLHFPPYTKQQIIDIFTHVLATEDNTNVFSPVALQMLAAKIAAVSGDMRRALDIGRRVIDVARRSKFSEHHSVDDMMKDTSVTVELKQVLEVLNDVYGSARHIETDVDEGLPMQQKLILCSLMLMLTKGKNKEIVMGKLHDVYKRVAAARNIGALDAGEMAGACALLEARGALRVAGGGAAGGGAARARRLRLLWDEAELAAALRDRPLMAAILADTACLAS from the exons ATGGTTACTTCTAACAAGCAACCAGATAAAAAAGTTGTTAAGATGGCTGAGCAGAATAACATAGCAGTGGTTCCTCAACGAACACTATTAGGGGAAGTCAATGAACACATAACGTGTCCATTGTGTCGAGGTTATTATATAGACGCAACCACCATAGTGGAATGTTTACATTCATTCTGCCGAAGTTGTATAATAAAACACCTTCAGGTTAAAAGTTACTGTCCAGTTTGTGAAATGATGATTAATTCAGCAAAACCCAATATTAAGTTAGATAAAGCTCTACAAGATATAGTTTACAAACTTGTTCCTGgtctatttcaaaaagaaatgGAACGACGTCAGCAATTTTATGCATCCAGGCCAGGTCCAGCTGCATCGGCCACACCGGAACAACGTGGCGAGGATACAGAACGAATTATTTTTAGTCCCGAAGACGTTATTTCATTCTCTTTGGAATATGCAGATGCAACTGATGCTGATAGTATATCTAGCAAATCATCCGATAGCAATGAAGCACAACCGTCTTCATTGACTACTAGAAGATATTTACAATGTCCAGCTGTTGTAAACATTAGTCATCTCAAAAAGTTTCTCagtatgaaatttgatattgatAGCACACAATTtgctattgatattttatacaaaagagTACCTCTACCAGATTATTACACATTAATGGACATAGCTTATATATACAACTGGAAAAGAAATGAACCAATGAGGTTCTTCTATCAAATTATTGACTATGTGGCAATACGAAATAGACTGTTTGATATAAATAGAAAAGGTGGATCTCATTTTCCTGATAGAAAACCGAGCCCAACTTGTACTGAAGATACAAATGCAAGTAGCCCAACTCCAAATATTAATGACCAAGTTTCTGAAGCATCTTCTGGTACTGACAGTCCCATGCCTGACGAAAATAATGTTAAGAAAACAGGTGATACTCAAAAGAAAAGTGATTCATCAGGCCAAAGTGTTGAGGATGGAAAggatgtcaaattaaataatgaaaataaattaaattttaagaaaaatgacGAGGAGGTTGAAAAATCACAGTTTTTGaattcatttgaattaaaagCAAATACTAACTCTACATCATCTAAATCATCACCTGTCAAAGCAAATGATTCTGATGCTGTCATATCTCCAAAGGACAATAGTCCTAAAACATCAACCACAACTCCTAAGGTTGAAGAAtgcttaaaaagaaaatttgaaattCCTAAAACATTAccagaaatgaaaaaaattaaaatagaaattgcTAAGGTACCAATAAATCAAACAAGTAATGTGGGAACATCAAAAACATTGAATGTCAAAGAAAATTCTCAAAAGGTTTCTTCTGATGCTCCAAATGTTTCCAAAACTATTGAAGAACCAACGAAAAATAGTGTGCCACCTTCAAATATACAAACTGCTCCTGTATTACCTCCTAAGGATATTAAGCAGCAGCAGCAGTCACTTGTGAAACATCAGCAACAATCAGATAGCCCTGGACAAAAAAGGGCAGTAGCAGTAACTCATACAGTTTCATCTCCCAAGAGAAAACCATCTGACTCTTCCATCGTACCACAATCTTCACCCTTAGTACAAAAAACTGTATCACCCTTAAAATTACAATTGCCGAAACCAGAGGCTCCTACAATGAATAAACAAGCTGAAACACTAAAACCAACAACTAAAAAAATGCCTGATCTTAAACCGAGTACACCAGTAATTCCATCTACACAAAATAAACAACCAACTTCTGGAAAATTACGTATGGATCTCCTAGCAAATAATTGTGATCCCACAATAGATAGAAGCAAAATATTATCGCAAGTTAAAACATCTCTTCCAATTCCAAATACAGGACAGCCTTCTGGGGATCCATTAAAATCATTGTTTGATTCATGTAAAATTAACATACCCTCTTCACTGTCAATAACTCTTACTGATCAAAAATTAGATCCTCGAAATCTCTCTGATACTACAAGTACAGATCCAAAAAAAACTGTAGTTAACAAAAATCTTTCAAGTGCTATTAGTACAAGCACACATAAAGTGCCAAGTCCTCCTGtacataattacattgaaatactTAAGTTACCTGACACTGATCCGAAGAAACAGAATAAAGCTGAAAATATTGCTGAAAAAAGTAATTCTCAGAATAAAACAGAAAACAACACAGTTCCAGctaaaatacctaataaaacaTCTGAAACATCTACTAAGGGACCTGTGCCTAACTTAAAACCAATTTCAGACACAAAATTAGGAAAACAAAGCGGAAATTTCTCTGCTCCTATAACATTTCAACAAACTTTTGAACAACAATTGCAATCACTGCAGTCTGATAAAAAACCTAAAGTAGCAAAAAATAAAGCCCAAGTGCCGAAACTAGTACCAGCAACTCCAAAACAGTTTAATGCTGCCAACAAACttaataattctattaacaAAACTAACCCAAATTTGCCTCCAGCTGAAAATAAGGCAAGTGCAGCACTTGATTTGTCTACTCCACATAATATACAAAGCCAATTGGGACCACAACAAACAAAAGCTTTTGAAAAAATGCAATCAATAGCCAATTTGGCTAAAAAGCAAAATATGCATCCAAAAATATTACCACTTACTTTGTCCCAAGCGAATGTATTTTCCAATATGTCGAATAGACCTCTGACTACTGGTGCTCAAACCTTAAGAGTTCCATCAACAAGTAGCATTAATCAGCTAAAACTCGATAAGCTAAATGCTAGTGGATCACAAATGACTTCTCCTAGACAAGAAACAAGTCAAAGAAGCCAGGTCAAGCATGCAACCACTGCAAATCCAACAGTTCCATCTCCAAGTTATTCTAACAATTCTACAAGTAATGCTCAACCATCACCAAGATCACAAACAAGGTCTCCTAGCTCATCTCCAAAACTAGTGATAGCTGAAGAAAAACAAGCAAGCAGTTTAGCGTCAGAACACAACATAAACCAATCCAACCAAATTACAAGTACTCAATTATCAAATGCTAACCCAGCTAAAACAGAATCACCTAAAGCTTCCCCAGGTCCTTCAAAAGTAGgaatgaaaacattaaaaccAATGATGCCTGCAGGTAAAGTGACAGGTATTCGACAACCAATAACTCCTAGTGTTAGTTCTAATCCAGCAATAACTAATCCAGCAGATTTTCTTTCAAAACCACAATTAATTTCTCATGCCCATCAAGCAATATTGAGACATCAAATGGAAATGCAGAATGCTTGGCTCAAT aTGGCTACTCTCCAAGCAACTATACCTTTTAAATCTCGTAAGAGAACTAGTTTTAATGAAGCTAAggaaaaaacaaacaatgaaaacaaagataccttaaacattgtaaaaacaaGGAATAATCTTAAGAGACAGATAGAAGATAAAGATACTGGGACGATTTCTGAAG aaaaatgTTCTCCAAAGAAGATTGTAAGAAAACATGaagataattttcaaattcttaATGATAAGAccattaattcaaataaaca AAATAGTTACTCTTCTAGTAAACCCTTAGAGCCACTTGTAAGTCGAGAGAAAGAAATAGAATTCATGAAGAATTTTCTAACTGAACATCTTGACAAGGAGCAATCTGcatctttatatatatctgGACAACCCGGTACCGGCAAAACGGCGAGTTTAtcgtatatattacaattaccaaag ATAAGAGATGGGTTTAAACAGGTTTATATTAACTGTACTATGATGAAATCAGCTGCGAGTATTTATAGTAGGATATGTAAAGAGTTACAGTTGCCAACATCAGGCACGAGTGAGAAAGCTTGTCATAATGCTATCGAaaactatttagtaaaaaaacataaaatgat tcTACTAGTGCTGGACGAAATCGACCAGTTAGACAGCAAGCGGCAATCGGTGCTGTACACGGTCTTCGAGTGGGCGGCGCTGCCGGCGGCGCGCCTGGTGCTTGTGGGCGTGGCCAACGCACTGGACCTCACGCAGCGCGCGTTGCCGCGGCTGCAGGCTCGCTGCGCCCTGCGCCCCGCCACGCTGCACTTCCCGCCCTACACCAAGCAGCAAATCATCGACATTTTCACGCATGTGCTGGCCACCGAGGACAACACTAACGTCTTCTCCCCCGTCGCACTCCAGATGTTAGCAG ctAAAATTGCTGCCGTGTCTGGTGACATGAGAAGAGCGTTAGACATTGGACGTCGAGTTATCGACGTCGCTAGACGTAGTAAATTTTCTGAACATCACTCTGTTGACGACATGATGAAGGACACATCAGTGACAGTTGAACTAAAACAAGTACTGGAAGTCTTGAATGATGTATATGGAAGTGCGAGACACATCGAAACAGATGTGGACGAAGGCTTACCAATGCAACAAAAACTGATATTATGCAGTCTTATGTTGATGTTGACCAAAggcaaaaataaagaaattgtaaTGGGAAAACTACATGATGTTTACAAAAG AGTGGCGGCGGCGCGCAACATCGGCGCGCTGGACGCGGGCGAGATGGCGGGCGCGTGCGCGCTGCTGGAGGCGCGCGGCGCGCTGCGCgtggcgggcggcggcgcggcgggcggcggcgcggcgcgcgcgcggcgcctGCGCCTGCTGTGGGACGAGGCCGAGCTGGCCGCCGCGCTGCGCGACCGACCGCTGATGGCCGCTATCCTCGCCGACACCGCTTGTCTCGCTTCGTAG